The following are from one region of the Lytechinus variegatus isolate NC3 chromosome 4, Lvar_3.0, whole genome shotgun sequence genome:
- the LOC121413916 gene encoding probable Werner syndrome ATP-dependent helicase homolog 1, giving the protein MGTRPSLQDALLHASGKLSIKFRKQQEEALSSFLLGHDLFVSLPTGFGKSVVFRGAPLCMDFLRGQDVGFNSLAIVVMPLKSLIRDQLDIARKSGISAVDLSGGITDKIREELANGCHSLILSSPEVLTGDSGRDLITISTVRGRLCGLFVDESHCVKKWGQSTGTTKVFRESYNKIGELRSILPPVPVVALTATATKEVRRSIVQSLSLKNYTTISASPDRSNIKHSFMKSSSNSPDTNLAFLVKELQDRGRDCDRFLVYCQSRKIVSEVYSMFMYQLPPTHKAYVQMYHTNSEDDVQQHIVKDFGDSKGMIRVLVATIAFGMGVDVQGCHNVIMYGVPSHIDDYVQMSGRVGRDGKKSLSICMKYPGDTKHGTSDEIKRYINGDSCRRAAIVDCFGEAQTSDVVHVLHECCDICALKCMCAGSTCDTPCYRLEHLAYESICREKKLSEFDVSVPSEEEHAKLERSLKQYRDSLLGSPESLYSGPDIACGLPSSVIDMILLDINVVIPKVEFLRRYRFGNKEIGEECWRIYSGSLHRGSIAGDENDVPATCTNMYDSDEWSGDEYDEIILDDYHIDSDSDN; this is encoded by the exons ATGGGTACCAGACCCAGTTTACAGGACGCTTTACTTCATGCCTCAGGAAAACTTTCCATCAAATTCAGGAAGCAACAGGAAGAGGCattatcttcatttttgttaggACACGATCTGTTCGTTAGCTTGCCAACAGGCTTTGGAAAGAGTGTAGTTTTCCGTGGTGCTCCTCTATGCATGGACTTTCTTCGTGGTCAAGATGTCGGATTTAATTCACTTGCCATAGTGGTTATGCCTCTAAAATCACTTATCCGAGACCAACTTGATATTGCGAGGAAAAGTGGTATTTCAGCTGTTGATTTGAGTGGAGGAATCACCGACAAAATCAGGGAAGAGCTAGCTAATGGTTGCCATTCCTTGATACTCTCAAGCCCTGAAGTTTTGACAGGAGACTCTGGAAGGGACCTAATCACAATAAGCACTGTGAGGGGTCGGCTATGTGGACTCTTTGTGGATGAAAGCCACTGTGTGAAGAAATG GGGTCAGTCAACTGGGACAACCAAGGTCTTCAGAGAGAGCTACAACAAGATTGGTGAGCTACGCTCAATTCTTCCACCAGTTCCAGTCGTTGCTTTGACAGCTACCGCAACCAAAGAGGTTAGGAGGAGTATCGTCCAATCCTTAAGTTTGAAAAACTACACCACAATCAGTGCATCGCCAGACCGGAGTAACATCAAACATTCATTTATGAAATCTTCATCCAATTCACCAGATACCAATCTGGCTTTTCTCGTCAAAGAGCTACAAGATAGAGGAAGAGACTGTGACCGTTTTCTTGTCTACTGCCAGTCAAGGAAGATTGTTTCGGAAGTTTATTCCATGTTCATGTATCAGCTGCCCCCCACACACAAGGCTTATGTACAGATGTATCACACCAACAGCGAGGATGACGTCCAGCAACATATCGTGAAGGACTTCGGAGACAGCAAGGGAATGATTAGGGTGCTTGTGGCAACGATTGCTTTTGGCATGGGTGTGGACGTACAAGGCTGTCACAACGTCATCATGTATGGAGTGCCAAGTCATATCGATGATTATGTACAGATGTCTGGGAGAGTCGGGAGAGATGGGAAGAAGAGCTTGAGTATTTGCATGAAGTATCCAGGAGACACAAAGCATGGTACCTCAGATGAAATCAAGAGATACATCAATGGTGATTCCTGCCGACGAGCAGCGATTGTAGACTGTTTCGGAGAAGCTCAAACTTCtgatgttgtacatgtattacatgagTGTTGCGACATTTGTGCTTTGAAGTGCATGTGTGCTGGGAGTACATGTGACACACCATGCTATCGATTGGAACATCTGGCATACGAGTCAATCTGCAGGGAGAAAAAACTGAGTGAATTTGATGTGTCTGTCCCATCAGAGGAGGAGCATGCTAAGTTGGAGCGTTCATTAAAGCAATACAGAGATTCTCTACTGGGAAGTCCTGAATCCCTGTACAGTGGACCAGATATAGCTTGTGGCCTTCCTTCATCAGTTATTGACATGATTTTGCTCGATATCAATGTTGTTATCCCTAAAGTAGAGTTCCTGAGAAGATACAGGTTTGGGAATAAAGAAATAGGAGAGGAATGTTGGAGGATTTACTCAGGTTCTTTACATCGCGGTTCAATTGCaggtgatgaaaatgatgttcCAGCCACTTGCACAAACATGTATGATTCTGATGAATGGTCTGGGGATGAATATGATGAGATTATTTTAGACGACTATCACATCGACAGTGACAGTGACAATTGA